From one Flavobacterium sp. N502536 genomic stretch:
- a CDS encoding O-methyltransferase: protein MLFQIKSYLKFLWNSKNEHGVHSPFVFHLLTKCFYDKKPKPEYLILKNYRKSLLENKNFIEVTDFGAGSKVFKSNRRQISKIASTAGISPKRAELLFRVTQYFKPNNILEIGTSLGLATSALALGDTNVKVTTLEGCPETAKQAQLQLQKFDCNEVENVIGEFESFLVPENLRSKTYDLIYFDGNHSKKATLAYFELLLSTIHNDTVWIFDDIHWSQEMEEAWEIIKNHPKVTVTIDTFQWGFVFFRYEQEKEHFVIRT from the coding sequence TTCAAAAAACGAACACGGAGTGCATTCGCCCTTCGTGTTTCATTTATTGACGAAATGTTTTTATGATAAGAAACCTAAACCCGAGTATCTGATTCTTAAGAATTACAGAAAATCGCTTTTAGAAAATAAAAATTTCATTGAAGTAACTGATTTTGGAGCCGGTTCAAAAGTTTTTAAATCCAATAGAAGACAAATTTCTAAAATTGCTTCTACTGCCGGAATTTCCCCAAAACGAGCGGAATTACTCTTTAGGGTTACCCAATATTTCAAACCTAACAACATCCTGGAAATAGGAACTTCATTAGGTTTAGCCACTTCTGCCCTCGCCTTAGGAGATACAAATGTAAAAGTAACCACTTTAGAAGGCTGTCCGGAAACTGCCAAACAAGCGCAATTGCAATTGCAAAAATTCGATTGCAACGAAGTAGAAAATGTCATAGGTGAATTTGAATCTTTCTTAGTTCCTGAAAATCTAAGATCTAAAACCTATGATCTGATATACTTTGACGGCAATCATTCCAAGAAAGCAACTTTGGCCTATTTTGAGCTTTTGCTCTCCACAATTCACAATGATACTGTTTGGATTTTTGATGATATCCATTGGTCACAAGAAATGGAAGAAGCCTGGGAGATTATAAAAAATCATCCTAAAGTAACCGTTACCATCGATACTTTTCAATGGGGATTTGTCTTTTTCAGATACGAACAGGAAAAAGAACATTTTGTAATACGTACATAA